The stretch of DNA CAAGGCCAGCCTGCTTTGACAGGCCGGTCATGGTTCCCATTGCGTCGAAGAAGTTCGAGAACACGAGGGTGAAGATGAGCATGATCGCAGCAAGTGCACCAATGCGCTCAAACGATCCGAACAGATCTACTTCACCGATTGTGGAGAAGTCTGGAACAGCAAAGATGCTGGTAGGCAGACCAGGAATGGTGGTGTCCCAACCGAAGGGGGTTACGAACTCACCGTTAACGAACTTTCCACCAACCTTGAAGATTGACTCCGCAATAATCGCGATGATGGTTGTTGAGATCAAACCAATCAGGATTGCTGCACGAACGCGTAGAGCCATCAGAACGGCAATGGTGAGAACACCAATGATGAAGATGGTGGTGGGAAGACCAATTCCGTGATCAGTTCCAACTCCAAGTCCAACAGGAACAGGACCTGCGTCGGTGCGACGAACAAGACCACCGTCGACTAGACCGATAAATGCGATGAACAGACCAATACCAACTGTGATTGCGGTCTTCAGTGCTGGAGGGACTGCGGTGAAAATCATGGTTCGAAGACCCGTCACGGCGAGAATCAAGATGATGATACCGTCGATGACGACCAGACCCATGGCCTCCTGCCAGGTGACATCCTTCACAATGGTGACCGCGAGGAATGAGTTAATACCCAGTCCGGCGGCGATGGCGAATGGCAAACGAGCCACAAAACCAAACGCGATGGTCATCAAACCAGCAGCCAAAGCTGTTGCACTGGCTACTGCCTGCGGTGCAAATTCAAATGCTTCTGCGGATCCGCCGCCGATGACGTTGCCGTTAACGTCAGGGCTGAATGCCAAGATGATGGGGTTCAGGATGATGATGTAAACCATCGTCATGAAGATGACGAGACCGCCACGGAATTC from Aurantimicrobium sp. MWH-Uga1 encodes:
- a CDS encoding NCS2 family permease, producing the protein MSSSTTEKPKSGFAATLDRYFEITKRGSTIGTEFRGGLVIFMTMVYIIILNPIILAFSPDVNGNVIGGGSAEAFEFAPQAVASATALAAGLMTIAFGFVARLPFAIAAGLGINSFLAVTIVKDVTWQEAMGLVVIDGIIILILAVTGLRTMIFTAVPPALKTAITVGIGLFIAFIGLVDGGLVRRTDAGPVPVGLGVGTDHGIGLPTTIFIIGVLTIAVLMALRVRAAILIGLISTTIIAIIAESIFKVGGKFVNGEFVTPFGWDTTIPGLPTSIFAVPDFSTIGEVDLFGSFERIGALAAIMLIFTLVFSNFFDAMGTMTGLSKQAGLADKDGNFPRLKSALVVEGAGAVVGGFTSTSSNTVYIESASGIAGGARTGLANIVTGVLFLVAMFFAPLTSVVPIEVGAAALVIVGALMMSQVVDIDWKDWSISFPAFLTIIMMPFTYSIANGIGIGFITWVVVRAFAGKGKEIHPILWIVAAGFVLYFLSAPLTAAFGG